One Cicer arietinum cultivar CDC Frontier isolate Library 1 chromosome 8, Cicar.CDCFrontier_v2.0, whole genome shotgun sequence DNA segment encodes these proteins:
- the LOC140919086 gene encoding uncharacterized protein has protein sequence MASVSGVGGSAGGSGGSDGSGGTGTAAIRGISKTSRGKKKVAKRVVNDPSLMPMPSIGTSGGAIPLYPEVPVEPYTLDEIMDPGCVDCYNRIVIIPEGDGYLPFKSSAKAIAEVIQEKYKKPWLSWGEIKEDKTPQIREVDQFLHCFKGYHSHHPLMIFFPYTFSSLNIVGVYEKSSTNIIVLYPVL, from the exons atggcttcagtgtcgggagtaggaggatctgcaggaggatcaggaggttcggatggatcgggaggaacaggaacggcggcaatacgaggaatatccaaaacatcacgtggtaagaaaaaagttgctaaacgtgttgttaatgacccatctctcatgccgatgccgtccattggtactagtggtggagctattcctctatatccggaggtcccagtagagccttataccttagacgaaataatggatcccggatgtgttgattgctacaaccgcattgtcatcattccagaaggagatgg atatcttccttttaaatcatctgcaaaggcaattgctgaagtcatacaagagaaatataaaaaaccatggttgtcttggggtgagataaaagaggataagacacctcaaattagggaagttgatcagtttttacattgtttcaaa ggGTATCATTCTCATCATCCTCTAATGATCTTTTTTCCTTATACTTTTTCATCACTAAACATTGTTGGTGTTTATGAAAAATCTTCAACAAATATAATTGTGTTGTATCCTGTACTCTAA